The sequence below is a genomic window from Clostridia bacterium.
TATAAATGCCGCTATAATAAAACTGAACACAAGTGCCACCAGTCCGATATTATCCATATTTAATAAATAAAGTGTAATCATTGCGATGGGAAAGGCAACAGCTGCCGTCAATGAGCTTAGAGACACATAGCCACTGCTGGTCAGCACTGCAGCAAATGCTGCAGCCGAAACCAAAAGTGCGATTGGGAATAATGCAAGCAGCACCCCTGTTGAAGTAGCTATTCCTTTTCCGCCTTTAAAATGCGCAAATATAGTGAAACAATGCCCTAATACAGCAGCAGCACCCGCAAGTATGGGAACAAGTATACCGTTTTCAGTAGGAACTCCGGATATATTTAATCTTGATACCCATGCTGCTGCAGCAAAGCCTTTAAAAATATCCACAGCTACAACCAAAATTCCGGCCTTCCAGCCCATAACCCTGAAAGAATTTGTGCCTCCAGCATTTCCACTTCCATAGTTTCTAATATCAATTCCTTTTATAATCTTACATACAATTATGCTGGTAGGTATGGAACCAATAAGGTAACTGAGAATGATTATAACAACAATGTTGACCATACTAATCATTATTATTCCTCCCCATTTATATTAGATAGCAGTTATTTAGCTTGTCTTACCTAATACGTTCTCTTCTTATTGGATATATACAGCAAGCTGCTGCTCCTTTTGTTTAATGCAAAGAACATGTAAGCACTTTAATGTCACATTTTAAAACTGTTGATGTTAAATGTCTTCCCCTTTGCAGCTTCTATAATCTTATCAACGGCTGATGTTTCATCTGTCGTGCAAATGCAGCACAGATTAAAACCCTTTTTCTTAATAAGAGCGGAAACCTCAATACAATCTGTCAGTGGGCAATCACTCTTAAAGGGTACATTCGGTTCACCGTCAGTAAGCAATACAATATTTATATTCTTCTTTAAGCTTCTGGCTGCATATTCATACGCAACATTTAACCCATGGGCAAGAGGGGTAACCTCCTGAATCTCAATCTTGTCTATCAATTTCCTGATAGACTCTTTGTTATTTGTAAACTTTGAGTACAGATATGCATTTTTACTTGAAAACGTAACTATTGCAGCCCCTCCTTTCAGCTTACGGCATATTTCAATCACCATTCTTTTGACTGATTCTATATTATCCCCCCTCATACTCTGGCTGTTATCTATTATAAATATGGTATTCCTATAATCTTTTACAGCTCCTCTATATACTTTTATATCTCTATCCTCAATTTCACTGTCCTGATTTATCCAATATCTCTTTTTGAGCAGAGAAACTACTGTCCCGCTAATATCTATATTTTCAATCCAGTCATCTTTATGATAAGGAATGTATATTTTACTATTCTCATCTTTATCTCCTTCTGTTTCTTCTTTTATGAGACAAGAATTCTTTTTCAGATATCTGATAACCTTCTGGATTTTATCAGTGTTTTCTATCTTGTCGATACCATTATTTTTACTGAATAAGCCTCCTCCGACCAAAGCGCTGATATCCATGCCTCCTCTTTTCATTCGTATTGGAGTATCGGAGTATTCACCGCTAAACTTATCCCTTGGACTTTTGAATATGAGAAAACTGCTGAAAATTCGATATCTTCGGCATCTGAACTTCTTTATTTTTTTAAGACTTAATCCCTCTGACAATATACACTCTTCTATAGTACAAACCGCAGGAATTATCTTTCCATACATGTCAGACCGTATCTTTATGGCAATATGAACATGAGATCTGTTTGTAAAGCTGTTACGCAAAAACAGATCCTTGCCGTTTCCTGCGATAGCACCATTACTCTCTTTATCCTGTACAACAATTTCCACACCTTGAATGAATAATTCTTTCAATCTTTTCAAT
It includes:
- a CDS encoding vWA domain-containing protein; this encodes MSTKLHLFNVGKGEVIIIKSKDLGNSLYGQESAGSYVHIDTFHSGGNVNCSEILKRLKELFIQGVEIVVQDKESNGAIAGNGKDLFLRNSFTNRSHVHIAIKIRSDMYGKIIPAVCTIEECILSEGLSLKKIKKFRCRRYRIFSSFLIFKSPRDKFSGEYSDTPIRMKRGGMDISALVGGGLFSKNNGIDKIENTDKIQKVIRYLKKNSCLIKEETEGDKDENSKIYIPYHKDDWIENIDISGTVVSLLKKRYWINQDSEIEDRDIKVYRGAVKDYRNTIFIIDNSQSMRGDNIESVKRMVIEICRKLKGGAAIVTFSSKNAYLYSKFTNNKESIRKLIDKIEIQEVTPLAHGLNVAYEYAARSLKKNINIVLLTDGEPNVPFKSDCPLTDCIEVSALIKKKGFNLCCICTTDETSAVDKIIEAAKGKTFNINSFKM
- the plsY gene encoding glycerol-3-phosphate 1-O-acyltransferase PlsY, whose protein sequence is MISMVNIVVIIILSYLIGSIPTSIIVCKIIKGIDIRNYGSGNAGGTNSFRVMGWKAGILVVAVDIFKGFAAAAWVSRLNISGVPTENGILVPILAGAAAVLGHCFTIFAHFKGGKGIATSTGVLLALFPIALLVSAAAFAAVLTSSGYVSLSSLTAAVAFPIAMITLYLLNMDNIGLVALVFSFIIAAFIFYTHRSNIKRLIAGKESRFERVRVFARKS